From a region of the Phycisphaerales bacterium AB-hyl4 genome:
- the murF gene encoding UDP-N-acetylmuramoyl-tripeptide--D-alanyl-D-alanine ligase: MHTPATIPPQPPSSDHESDDALGMARRFWTPRHIAEVTGGRWLRKPSDLDRPLAGLSIDTRTIGADEVFLAIVGPRFDGHNFLPAAAAAGAAMAIVEEVSSSDDVADSKLPLLHVDSAVEALHRLAGAWRDVLAAAGCRVIAVVGSNGKTTTRHLVHTALNKSVVSGSKADDQSSQRETRDQKAETAAQRLEGTQSPRSFNNHLGVPLTLLAARAEHDFVVAEIGTNHPGEIAALASIARPSAAVITSVGREHMEHFGTLEAVAREEAAVLDHLVEQGLAVIEAEAMQRIAGVRAMPEHVHVVRFGEGDDADVRYENLSETPVGLRFDVVGDAVSASNQTSKVGREAMTLPLLGRHNASNALAAVVVGRWMGVSLDELAKQLAGTSAVPGRLEVRRVGLPTAAVLVLHDAYNANPDSMQAAIRTLVNVQATTADTNQKPKTKNEKPKAAAPRRIAILGDMAELGKHGPDAHRQLGEELVKQGDAIDLVLLVGQLTLFTAEALSRRWPNERVHVLGPLNDAAAQRIADMLKPGDIVLLKASRSVALERVLPAIEQRFAT, encoded by the coding sequence ATGCACACGCCCGCCACCATTCCGCCGCAGCCGCCGTCATCTGATCACGAATCGGACGATGCGCTGGGTATGGCGCGACGTTTCTGGACGCCGCGCCACATCGCCGAGGTGACGGGGGGGCGATGGCTGCGTAAGCCGAGCGATCTCGATCGGCCGTTGGCGGGCTTGTCGATCGACACGCGCACGATCGGTGCGGACGAGGTTTTCCTTGCCATCGTCGGCCCACGGTTCGACGGCCATAACTTCCTCCCCGCCGCCGCCGCCGCGGGGGCTGCGATGGCGATTGTTGAGGAAGTTTCGAGCTCTGATGATGTTGCCGACTCTAAACTTCCCTTACTTCACGTGGACAGCGCGGTTGAGGCGTTGCATCGTCTTGCAGGCGCGTGGCGGGACGTGCTCGCCGCGGCGGGCTGTCGTGTGATCGCGGTCGTCGGCTCGAACGGCAAGACCACGACGCGACATCTGGTGCACACGGCGTTAAATAAGAGCGTGGTTTCTGGTTCCAAGGCAGACGATCAGTCGTCACAACGAGAAACCAGAGACCAGAAAGCAGAAACCGCTGCGCAGCGGCTCGAAGGCACGCAATCGCCGCGCAGTTTCAACAACCATCTGGGGGTGCCGTTGACGCTGCTGGCGGCGCGGGCGGAGCATGATTTTGTGGTCGCGGAGATCGGGACGAATCACCCCGGCGAGATCGCGGCGCTGGCGTCGATCGCTCGGCCGAGCGCGGCGGTGATCACCAGCGTCGGCCGAGAGCATATGGAACACTTCGGCACGCTCGAAGCGGTCGCCCGCGAAGAGGCGGCCGTGCTCGACCACCTCGTCGAGCAGGGGCTCGCCGTGATTGAGGCCGAAGCGATGCAGCGGATCGCTGGCGTTCGCGCGATGCCCGAACATGTGCATGTCGTCCGCTTTGGCGAAGGCGATGACGCGGACGTTCGCTATGAAAACCTGAGCGAAACGCCCGTCGGGCTGCGGTTTGATGTGGTGGGCGATGCGGTGTCGGCGTCGAATCAAACATCAAAGGTCGGCCGGGAGGCGATGACGCTTCCGTTGCTCGGCAGGCATAACGCGAGCAACGCGCTGGCGGCCGTGGTGGTGGGGCGATGGATGGGTGTATCGCTTGATGAGTTGGCGAAGCAGCTTGCGGGCACGTCAGCAGTGCCGGGTCGGCTGGAAGTGCGTCGCGTCGGCCTGCCGACCGCAGCGGTGCTCGTGTTGCACGACGCGTACAACGCCAATCCCGATTCGATGCAAGCCGCGATTCGGACATTGGTCAACGTCCAGGCGACGACTGCCGACACAAACCAGAAACCAAAAACCAAAAACGAGAAACCAAAGGCCGCTGCCCCTCGTCGTATCGCGATTCTGGGTGACATGGCTGAGCTTGGTAAGCATGGCCCGGACGCGCATCGTCAACTGGGGGAGGAACTGGTCAAGCAGGGCGACGCGATCGATCTGGTGTTGCTCGTCGGGCAACTGACGTTGTTCACCGCGGAGGCGTTGTCACGCCGATGGCCTAACGAGCGCGTGCACGTGCTCGGCCCGCTGAACGACGCGGCGGCGCAGCGCATCGCGGACATGCTCAAGCCTGGCGATATCGTGCTGCTCAAAGCGTCGCGCAGCGTAGCGCTCGAACGCGTGCTGCCTGCGATTGAACAGCGGTTTGCAACATGA
- the mraY gene encoding phospho-N-acetylmuramoyl-pentapeptide-transferase, translated as MLYLLVDRFRDWIEQTPLLSGLRVFQFVEFRAIMAVIIAFGIVVLLGNRTIRWLLTQKIGDNPEFYHKDLNQIMRQKANTPTMGGILIAGAIFGTTLLLANLASFYVAMAMICLVWLFLMGLVDDWLKLTSARRKPGSREGLYSGEKLLLQIGLAVVLGLFTHHHGGQKFEIDERPMVAAIASDDADAIAYQREQQQRDLREIQAMSRSLNLPFLKSWVQEDDRWVPAPTLIELGVWSFVLLTILVVAGSSNAVNLTDGMDGLASGIMVIVAVAFMILALIAGLGDGSLAKWLLVPYIPLTDELAVVAGAMVGACLGFLWFNCSPAQVFMGDTGSLPLGGLIGFIAIAIRQEFLLLIIGGVFVMVAVSVILQVGYFKISGGKRIFRCAPIHHHFHLGGWTEQQVVVRFWLMTALLAAIALATIKLR; from the coding sequence ATGCTTTACCTGCTTGTCGATCGCTTTCGTGACTGGATTGAACAGACGCCGCTGCTCAGTGGGCTGCGTGTGTTTCAGTTCGTGGAATTTCGCGCGATCATGGCGGTCATCATCGCGTTCGGCATTGTCGTGCTGCTGGGCAATCGCACGATCCGTTGGCTGCTGACGCAAAAGATCGGCGACAACCCTGAGTTCTATCACAAAGACCTCAACCAGATCATGCGCCAAAAGGCGAACACGCCCACGATGGGCGGCATTCTCATCGCTGGTGCGATCTTCGGGACGACGCTGCTGCTGGCGAACCTTGCGAGCTTTTACGTGGCGATGGCGATGATCTGCCTGGTCTGGCTGTTCCTGATGGGGCTGGTGGATGACTGGCTGAAGCTGACGAGCGCCCGCCGCAAGCCCGGCTCGCGCGAGGGGCTGTATTCGGGCGAGAAGCTGCTGCTGCAGATCGGCCTGGCGGTGGTGCTGGGTTTGTTCACGCATCATCACGGCGGGCAGAAGTTTGAGATCGACGAACGGCCGATGGTCGCGGCGATCGCGAGCGATGACGCGGACGCGATCGCATATCAGCGCGAACAGCAGCAGCGCGATCTTCGGGAAATTCAAGCGATGAGTCGCAGTCTGAACCTGCCGTTCCTCAAGTCGTGGGTGCAGGAGGATGATCGCTGGGTGCCCGCGCCGACGCTGATCGAGCTGGGCGTGTGGAGCTTCGTGCTGCTTACGATTCTTGTCGTGGCGGGCTCGTCGAATGCGGTGAACCTGACCGATGGGATGGACGGCCTGGCGAGCGGGATCATGGTGATTGTCGCGGTGGCGTTCATGATTCTTGCGCTGATCGCCGGCCTGGGCGATGGCTCGCTGGCGAAGTGGCTGCTCGTGCCTTACATCCCGCTGACCGATGAGTTGGCGGTGGTCGCCGGGGCGATGGTCGGGGCGTGCCTGGGCTTTTTATGGTTCAACTGTTCGCCCGCGCAGGTGTTCATGGGCGATACGGGTTCGCTGCCGTTGGGCGGGCTGATTGGCTTCATCGCGATCGCGATTCGGCAGGAGTTTCTGCTGCTGATCATCGGCGGCGTGTTCGTGATGGTCGCGGTGAGCGTGATCCTACAGGTCGGCTACTTCAAGATCTCCGGCGGCAAGCGCATCTTCCGCTGTGCGCCGATCCACCATCACTTCCACCTCGGCGGCTGGACGGAGCAGCAGGTGGTCGTCCGCTTCTGGCTGATGACGGCGCTGCTGGCGGCGATCGCACTGGCGACGATCAAGCTGCGGTGA